Proteins from one Dysgonomonas sp. HDW5A genomic window:
- the tuf gene encoding elongation factor Tu, translating into MAKEHFNRSKPHVNIGTIGHVDHGKTTLTAAITKVLADKGFSEAKSFDQIDNAPEEKERGITINTSHVEYQTANRHYAHVDCPGHADYVKNMVTGAAQMDGAIIVVAATDGPMPQTREHILLARQVNVPRLVVFMNKCDIVEDEEMLELVEMEMRELLSFYNFDGDNTPVIRGSALGALNGVEPWVSQVMELMNAVDTWIELPPRDVDKPFLMPVEDVFSITGRGTVATGRIETGIIKTSEEVQIIGLGSEGKKSVVTGVEMFRKILDEGQAGDNVGLLLRGVDKDDIKRGMVITHPGKVTPHTKFKAEVYILKKEEGGRHTPFHNKYRPQFYIRTLDVTGEITLPEGTDMVMPGDNLTINVELIYPVACNVGLRFAIREGGRTVGAGQITEIVE; encoded by the coding sequence ATGGCAAAAGAACATTTTAACCGGTCGAAACCACACGTAAATATCGGTACAATCGGTCACGTTGACCACGGTAAAACTACTCTTACTGCTGCTATCACTAAAGTATTAGCAGATAAAGGGTTCTCTGAAGCTAAATCTTTTGATCAAATCGATAACGCTCCTGAAGAAAAAGAACGTGGTATCACTATCAATACTTCTCACGTAGAATATCAAACAGCTAACCGTCATTACGCTCACGTTGACTGTCCAGGTCACGCTGACTACGTAAAAAACATGGTTACTGGTGCTGCACAAATGGACGGTGCTATCATTGTAGTTGCTGCAACTGATGGTCCTATGCCTCAAACTCGTGAGCACATTCTTCTAGCACGTCAGGTAAACGTACCTCGTCTAGTTGTATTCATGAACAAATGCGATATCGTTGAAGACGAAGAAATGTTGGAACTAGTTGAAATGGAAATGAGAGAACTTCTTTCATTCTACAACTTCGACGGTGACAATACTCCAGTTATCCGCGGATCTGCTCTTGGAGCACTTAACGGTGTTGAGCCTTGGGTTAGCCAAGTTATGGAGCTTATGAACGCAGTTGATACTTGGATTGAACTACCTCCACGTGATGTTGACAAACCATTCCTTATGCCCGTTGAAGACGTATTCTCGATCACAGGTCGTGGTACTGTAGCAACAGGTCGTATCGAAACAGGTATCATCAAAACTTCTGAAGAAGTTCAAATCATTGGACTTGGATCTGAAGGAAAAAAATCAGTTGTTACTGGTGTTGAGATGTTCCGTAAAATCCTAGACGAAGGTCAAGCTGGTGATAACGTAGGTCTTTTACTTCGTGGTGTTGATAAAGACGATATCAAACGTGGTATGGTTATCACTCACCCAGGAAAAGTAACTCCTCACACTAAGTTCAAAGCTGAGGTATATATCTTGAAAAAAGAAGAAGGTGGACGTCACACTCCATTCCACAATAAATATCGCCCTCAATTCTATATTCGTACATTAGATGTTACAGGTGAAATCACTCTTCCAGAAGGAACTGACATGGTAATGCCAGGTGATAACTTAACAATCAATGTAGAATTGATCTACCCAGTAGCATGTAATGTAGGTCTACGTTTCGCTATCCGCGAAGGTGGTCGTACAGTAGGAGCTGGTCAGATTACAGAAATTGTTGAATAA
- the rplL gene encoding 50S ribosomal protein L7/L12: MADVKAIAEQLVNLTVKEVSELAETLKTEYGIEPAAAAVAVAAPAAAAEAVEEKTAFDVVLKSAGANKLAIVKAVKELTGLGLKEAKDLVDAAPSELKKGVSKDEADALKKQLEEAGAEVELK; this comes from the coding sequence ATGGCAGACGTAAAAGCTATTGCTGAACAACTAGTAAATTTGACAGTTAAAGAAGTTAGCGAATTGGCTGAAACTCTTAAAACAGAATACGGTATCGAACCAGCTGCTGCAGCTGTTGCCGTTGCTGCTCCTGCTGCTGCAGCAGAAGCTGTAGAAGAAAAAACAGCATTTGATGTTGTTTTGAAATCTGCTGGTGCAAACAAACTAGCTATAGTAAAAGCTGTTAAAGAACTTACAGGTTTAGGTTTGAAAGAAGCGAAAGATCTAGTAGATGCTGCTCCTTCTGAATTGAAAAAAGGTGTTAGCAAAGACGAAGCTGATGCATTGAAAAAACAATTGGAAGAAGCTGGAGCTGAAGTTGAACTTAAATAA
- the rpsU gene encoding 30S ribosomal protein S21, whose product MIVVPIKEGENIEKALKKFKRKFEKTGVVKELRRRQAFEKPSITNRKQRIHAAYVQKLHQIED is encoded by the coding sequence ATGATAGTTGTTCCTATAAAAGAAGGTGAAAACATCGAAAAAGCACTTAAAAAATTCAAAAGAAAATTCGAAAAAACTGGTGTCGTAAAAGAACTAAGACGTCGTCAAGCTTTTGAAAAACCATCTATTACAAATAGAAAACAAAGAATTCACGCTGCATACGTACAAAAACTTCATCAAATAGAAGATTAA
- the nusG gene encoding transcription termination/antitermination protein NusG: protein MTEIEKKWYVLRAVSGKENKVKEYLEAEIKKTELGKYISQVLIPTEKTYIMRNGKKVLKERAYLPGYILIEAALVGEVVHELRNINYVAGFLPNATNPQPLSQSEVNRILGTMDELDEQSEEMDVQYIVGETVKVNNGPFNGFSGIIEEVNAEKKKLKVMVKIFGRKTPLELNYLQVEKEQ from the coding sequence ATGACTGAAATCGAAAAGAAATGGTACGTACTGCGTGCTGTTAGCGGAAAAGAAAATAAAGTCAAAGAGTATCTTGAGGCGGAAATAAAAAAAACCGAGTTAGGAAAATACATTTCTCAAGTTCTTATACCTACCGAAAAGACTTATATCATGCGTAATGGGAAAAAAGTTCTCAAAGAAAGAGCTTATCTCCCCGGATATATATTGATAGAAGCTGCTTTGGTGGGTGAAGTTGTGCATGAACTCCGCAATATAAATTATGTTGCAGGTTTTCTTCCTAATGCTACAAATCCTCAACCGTTAAGCCAATCTGAAGTAAATCGCATTTTAGGCACGATGGATGAGTTGGATGAGCAAAGCGAAGAAATGGATGTTCAATATATCGTAGGTGAAACGGTGAAGGTCAATAATGGACCATTCAATGGCTTCTCGGGTATTATTGAAGAAGTGAATGCAGAGAAAAAGAAACTCAAAGTGATGGTAAAGATATTCGGACGAAAAACTCCTCTCGAATTGAATTACTTACAAGTCGAAAAAGAACAATAA
- the secE gene encoding preprotein translocase subunit SecE, translating to MKKIIQYVKDSYNELVHKVSWPTRAELTNSAVVVMIASFIMALIVFGIDSAFEWALKYFYNLV from the coding sequence ATGAAAAAAATAATTCAATACGTAAAAGACTCATATAACGAACTTGTACACAAGGTTTCTTGGCCTACACGTGCAGAGCTCACAAACAGTGCTGTTGTTGTCATGATAGCTTCCTTTATTATGGCTCTAATAGTGTTTGGAATAGATTCTGCTTTCGAATGGGCACTTAAGTATTTTTACAATCTTGTATAA
- the rplK gene encoding 50S ribosomal protein L11, translating to MAKEIAGQLKLQIKGGAANPSPPVGPALGSKGINIMDFCKQFNARTQDKAGKILPVVITYYADKSFDFIIKNPPVAIQLLELTKQKSGSAEPNRKKISEITWEQVQVIAEDKMGDLNCFTIESAMKMVAGTARSMGITVKGAFPDVK from the coding sequence ATGGCTAAAGAAATTGCTGGACAATTAAAATTACAAATTAAAGGCGGTGCAGCAAATCCATCTCCTCCCGTAGGACCTGCTTTAGGTTCTAAAGGGATCAACATCATGGATTTTTGCAAGCAATTTAATGCCAGAACTCAAGACAAGGCAGGTAAAATATTACCAGTAGTAATTACTTACTACGCTGACAAGTCTTTTGATTTTATAATCAAAAATCCTCCTGTAGCAATACAACTACTTGAGCTTACTAAGCAAAAAAGTGGTTCTGCTGAACCTAACCGTAAAAAAATCTCTGAAATAACTTGGGAACAAGTACAAGTTATAGCTGAAGATAAAATGGGTGATTTGAATTGTTTTACGATCGAATCGGCTATGAAAATGGTTGCCGGAACAGCAAGAAGTATGGGGATCACTGTAAAAGGGGCTTTCCCTGATGTTAAATAA
- the rplJ gene encoding 50S ribosomal protein L10, with product MRKEDKSTIIDTIAATIKGYDFFYLTDISTLNAAKTSALRAECFKSDIKLMVVKNTLLQKALESLDTDYSELTPVLTGNTAIMLSNVANAPAKLIDKYSKEGIPALKAAYVQESFYVGAENLKALVNIKSKEELLGEVIGLLQSPIKNVVSALQSGGNTIHGVLETLSKR from the coding sequence ATGAGAAAGGAAGATAAAAGCACTATTATAGATACCATTGCAGCTACAATAAAAGGATATGATTTCTTTTATTTGACTGATATCTCTACACTTAATGCAGCAAAAACCAGCGCTTTAAGAGCTGAATGCTTTAAGAGTGATATCAAGCTGATGGTAGTTAAAAATACCTTATTGCAAAAAGCACTAGAATCATTAGATACTGATTATTCTGAATTGACTCCGGTCTTGACAGGTAACACTGCTATCATGCTTTCTAACGTTGCAAATGCTCCTGCTAAATTAATCGACAAATATAGCAAAGAAGGTATACCAGCGCTTAAGGCTGCATACGTGCAAGAAAGCTTCTATGTAGGAGCTGAAAACCTAAAAGCGTTAGTAAATATCAAGAGCAAAGAAGAACTTCTTGGAGAGGTTATCGGATTGTTACAATCGCCTATCAAGAATGTTGTATCTGCTCTTCAATCAGGTGGTAACACCATCCACGGAGTACTTGAGACTCTATCGAAAAGATAA
- the rplA gene encoding 50S ribosomal protein L1 translates to MGKLTKNQKLAFSKIEAGKSYSLKEASALVKEITTSKFDASVDVDVRLGVDPRKANQMVRGVVSLPHGTGKQVRVLVLCSPDAEAAAKEAGADHVGLDEYIEKIKGGWTDIDVIITQPAIMGKIGALGRVLGPRGLMPNPKSGTVTVDVAKAVTEVKAGKIDFKVDKTGIIHASIGKVSFTADQIKDNAKEFINTLIKLKPSSAKGTYVKSVFLSSTMSPGIKIDPKSVDEN, encoded by the coding sequence ATGGGTAAACTTACAAAAAATCAAAAGTTAGCTTTTAGCAAGATTGAAGCAGGGAAATCTTATTCACTTAAAGAAGCATCGGCACTTGTAAAAGAAATTACTACAAGTAAATTTGATGCATCTGTTGACGTAGATGTACGTCTAGGTGTAGATCCACGTAAAGCTAACCAGATGGTAAGAGGTGTAGTATCTCTTCCTCATGGAACAGGAAAACAAGTAAGAGTTCTTGTGTTATGTTCGCCAGACGCCGAAGCTGCTGCAAAAGAAGCCGGAGCAGACCACGTAGGTCTTGATGAATATATCGAAAAAATAAAAGGTGGCTGGACTGATATTGATGTTATCATCACTCAACCTGCCATTATGGGTAAAATCGGAGCTTTAGGTCGTGTACTAGGTCCTCGTGGTCTTATGCCGAATCCAAAGAGCGGTACTGTTACAGTAGATGTAGCAAAAGCTGTTACTGAGGTTAAAGCAGGTAAGATTGACTTTAAAGTAGACAAAACAGGTATTATCCATGCATCTATAGGTAAGGTATCATTTACTGCTGATCAAATCAAAGATAATGCGAAAGAATTTATCAATACGCTTATCAAATTGAAACCAAGTTCGGCTAAAGGTACTTATGTGAAGAGTGTATTTCTTTCTAGCACTATGAGTCCGGGTATTAAAATAGACCCTAAATCAGTAGACGAAAACTAA
- a CDS encoding enoyl-ACP reductase has product MSHNLLKGKRGIVFGALNEMSIAWKVAEKAVEQGATITLSNTPMAMRMGETNALADKLKTEVIPADATIVEDLELVFARSQEILGGKIDFVLHSIGMSPNVRKGRDYDDLDYKFLDKTLDISAVSFHKMMQVAKKMDAIAEGGSVLALTHIAAQRTFAGYNDMADAKSLLESIGRSFGYVYGRDKGVRVNTISQSPTMTTAGAGIGGMGGFLEFAEKMSPLGNANAEECADYCIVMFSDLTRKVTMQNLFHDGGFSNMGLTAAVMDEFNANK; this is encoded by the coding sequence ATGAGTCATAACTTATTAAAGGGCAAAAGAGGTATCGTCTTTGGAGCTCTAAATGAAATGTCAATAGCATGGAAAGTTGCAGAAAAAGCTGTAGAGCAAGGAGCAACAATTACATTATCAAATACTCCTATGGCAATGAGGATGGGAGAAACTAATGCATTGGCTGACAAATTAAAGACAGAAGTGATTCCTGCAGATGCTACAATCGTAGAAGATCTTGAGCTTGTTTTTGCAAGATCGCAAGAAATTCTGGGTGGTAAGATTGACTTCGTTCTTCACTCAATAGGTATGTCTCCAAACGTACGTAAAGGACGCGATTATGATGATTTAGACTATAAATTTTTAGATAAAACATTAGATATTTCGGCTGTCTCTTTTCACAAAATGATGCAGGTTGCGAAAAAAATGGATGCGATTGCTGAAGGCGGTTCGGTTTTAGCTCTTACTCATATTGCAGCACAACGTACTTTTGCAGGATATAATGATATGGCTGATGCTAAATCGTTGTTAGAATCGATAGGTCGTAGCTTTGGTTATGTATATGGACGTGATAAAGGTGTACGTGTGAATACAATTTCACAATCACCTACAATGACCACTGCCGGAGCAGGTATCGGAGGTATGGGCGGATTTCTTGAATTTGCCGAAAAAATGTCGCCTCTAGGTAATGCCAATGCCGAGGAGTGTGCCGATTATTGTATTGTTATGTTCTCGGATTTGACTCGCAAAGTAACCATGCAAAACTTATTTCACGATGGAGGTTTCTCTAATATGGGACTTACTGCAGCCGTGATGGATGAGTTTAATGCAAATAAATAA
- the hpf gene encoding ribosome hibernation-promoting factor, HPF/YfiA family, which produces MDIKIQALHFDASEKLREFIQKKVIKLEKYSDDILSADIILKVVKPETSNNKDASIKLNVKNDELYANKTAESFEEAIDLCSEALEKQLIKYKEKVQPK; this is translated from the coding sequence ATGGACATTAAAATTCAAGCGCTACACTTTGACGCTAGTGAAAAACTTAGAGAGTTTATCCAAAAGAAGGTAATTAAGCTAGAAAAATATTCAGACGACATATTAAGTGCAGATATTATACTTAAGGTTGTAAAACCAGAAACCAGTAATAATAAAGATGCATCAATAAAGTTAAATGTCAAGAATGATGAGCTTTACGCAAATAAAACAGCCGAAAGTTTCGAAGAAGCAATCGATTTATGCTCAGAGGCTTTGGAAAAGCAACTGATCAAGTACAAAGAAAAAGTGCAACCTAAGTAA
- a CDS encoding L-threonylcarbamoyladenylate synthase translates to MLIKIYPENPNQKEIDKVVKVLQDGGLVIYPTDTVYAIGCDALNVRAVEKICKMKGINPAKSNLSIICYDLSNISEYAKVDTSTFKLMKKNLPGPFTFLLNTTSSLPKIYKDKKTVGIRIPDNNIIREIVRILGNPVLTTSVKNDDEIIEYTTDPELMEEKYENVVDLIIDGGYGGLEASTIVDCTDGEPTIVRQGRGELIW, encoded by the coding sequence ATGTTAATAAAAATATATCCGGAAAATCCCAATCAAAAAGAAATTGATAAAGTGGTGAAGGTTCTTCAAGATGGAGGACTGGTTATCTATCCTACCGATACTGTTTATGCAATTGGTTGTGATGCTCTAAATGTGAGAGCCGTAGAGAAAATTTGTAAGATGAAAGGTATAAATCCGGCAAAGAGTAATCTATCGATTATATGCTATGACTTGAGTAATATCAGCGAATATGCTAAGGTAGATACCTCTACGTTTAAATTAATGAAGAAAAATTTGCCAGGACCCTTTACTTTTTTGTTAAATACAACATCCTCTCTGCCTAAAATATATAAAGATAAAAAAACAGTTGGTATCAGGATACCGGACAACAATATCATCAGGGAAATTGTTAGAATCCTAGGTAATCCTGTTTTGACAACATCTGTTAAAAACGATGATGAGATCATAGAGTATACAACAGACCCCGAATTAATGGAGGAAAAGTATGAAAATGTTGTAGATCTTATTATTGATGGGGGATATGGAGGTCTCGAAGCTTCAACCATAGTCGATTGTACAGATGGTGAGCCTACTATCGTACGGCAAGGCAGAGGGGAGCTAATTTGGTAG
- a CDS encoding S41 family peptidase: MKKRLFTILSVVLGTMFMVSCGGDDPVPTPPVDTKTNEQVLTVMKNNYLWTPNNVSLEQETPAFFKSLLSANDVYTDGGNKYNYSRISSTSEPAVTVYDPGFEYAINNYISGVTYYVVLYVKPNTPAKDFMARGLYITKVNGTAVTAANASTLLASAYSKGEKITLSIRTPMITEEKSVSFSPVANYSEAPMHTSSILTAGSKKVGYIAYNNFSAGANYAYDNSLAAKLTEFKDKGVTDLVFDVRYNSGGSLSGVQALGSALVKGRDINKAFIQQVYRPDLPTPVRPLNFQDKTAEGKGVAIPTLGDQLGKIYIITGQTTAGASEALINAIKAYRANDVVLVGEKTKGRNIATARTTENGTAGKWNLTLAYLYMADVNKNYNYTAGFAPNTPIQEVKVAAEKKILLGELGTDKEVILSQILATIGGAKSTLSVETRSTGFERELKTSLSNRIGANETMVDLQ, encoded by the coding sequence ATGAAAAAAAGACTTTTTACAATACTGTCTGTTGTTTTAGGCACTATGTTTATGGTATCTTGTGGTGGAGACGATCCAGTACCCACACCACCGGTTGATACGAAAACCAATGAGCAGGTATTAACAGTTATGAAAAATAACTACCTCTGGACTCCAAACAATGTATCTTTAGAACAAGAAACTCCGGCTTTTTTCAAGTCGTTGTTAAGTGCGAATGATGTTTACACAGACGGAGGAAATAAGTATAATTATTCAAGAATCTCATCAACAAGCGAACCGGCTGTAACAGTATACGATCCGGGATTTGAATATGCTATTAATAATTATATCAGTGGGGTGACCTATTATGTGGTTTTATACGTAAAGCCTAATACCCCAGCGAAAGACTTTATGGCACGTGGATTGTATATTACAAAAGTAAATGGTACTGCTGTTACTGCAGCTAATGCATCTACTCTATTGGCAAGTGCATATAGTAAAGGTGAAAAAATAACACTATCTATAAGAACCCCTATGATTACAGAGGAGAAATCTGTGTCATTTTCGCCTGTCGCAAACTACTCAGAAGCTCCGATGCATACGTCTAGTATCTTGACTGCGGGATCTAAGAAAGTTGGTTATATTGCTTACAATAATTTTTCAGCAGGAGCAAATTATGCTTATGACAACAGCTTAGCAGCTAAGTTGACCGAGTTCAAAGATAAGGGAGTAACTGATCTTGTATTTGATGTACGCTATAATTCAGGAGGAAGTCTTAGCGGAGTTCAGGCATTAGGTAGTGCTTTGGTAAAAGGCCGTGATATAAATAAGGCTTTTATTCAGCAAGTATATCGTCCGGATCTGCCAACACCTGTTAGACCCTTGAACTTTCAAGATAAAACAGCGGAAGGTAAAGGAGTTGCTATTCCTACATTAGGGGATCAGTTAGGTAAGATCTATATAATAACAGGACAAACGACAGCGGGTGCTTCAGAGGCTTTAATCAATGCTATTAAAGCATATAGAGCAAATGATGTTGTACTTGTTGGAGAAAAAACAAAAGGGCGTAATATTGCAACTGCAAGAACTACCGAAAATGGAACAGCCGGTAAATGGAATTTGACTTTGGCATATTTGTATATGGCTGACGTTAATAAGAACTATAACTACACAGCAGGTTTTGCTCCTAATACTCCAATTCAGGAAGTTAAAGTTGCTGCAGAAAAGAAGATACTTTTAGGAGAATTGGGTACTGATAAGGAAGTTATCCTCTCTCAAATATTAGCAACTATAGGCGGTGCAAAATCAACGCTATCTGTAGAAACAAGATCGACCGGATTTGAAAGAGAACTTAAAACATCTTTATCAAACAGAATCGGAGCTAATGAAACTATGGTAGATCTACAATAA
- the xerC gene encoding tyrosine recombinase XerC, giving the protein MTIVDKYIDYLRYEKNYSSHTEISYYSDLIQFRDFIDTNYPDVELETVDGDIVRAWIIFLMETKTSARSVNRKLSSLKSFYRYLQKMGLVSISPLKKISGPKAKKPIPSFVNYADMEKVLDLEVLDNDYESFRDKVILELFYVTGMRRAELIGLTDKDVDLYSGSIRVTGKRNKQRIIPISKNTIALIDDYLEIRNQNFENQTVSFFVKKDGEPIYPMLIHRIVSSHLKWIPTLAKASPHVLRHSFATGMLNNGADINAVKELLGHSSLASTEIYTHTSFDELKKIYNKAHPRA; this is encoded by the coding sequence ATGACGATAGTTGACAAATATATAGATTATCTCCGTTATGAAAAGAACTACTCTTCTCACACGGAGATTTCTTATTATAGTGACCTTATCCAATTCAGAGATTTTATAGACACTAATTATCCTGATGTGGAGCTGGAAACTGTAGATGGCGATATCGTCAGAGCATGGATCATCTTTTTAATGGAGACCAAAACCTCCGCCCGTTCAGTAAACAGGAAATTGAGTTCTTTGAAATCATTTTATCGGTACCTCCAAAAGATGGGGCTAGTATCCATAAGTCCCTTAAAAAAGATAAGCGGACCTAAAGCGAAAAAGCCAATACCATCGTTTGTGAATTATGCGGATATGGAAAAGGTGCTTGATCTCGAAGTTTTGGACAATGACTATGAATCATTCCGAGACAAAGTTATCCTCGAGTTATTCTATGTAACCGGTATGCGAAGAGCAGAACTTATCGGACTAACTGATAAAGATGTGGATCTTTATTCGGGCAGTATAAGGGTTACGGGTAAACGTAACAAACAGCGAATCATACCTATTAGCAAGAACACCATAGCACTAATAGATGATTATCTTGAAATACGCAACCAAAATTTCGAGAACCAAACAGTCTCTTTCTTTGTTAAAAAGGACGGAGAACCAATCTATCCCATGTTAATCCATCGGATAGTAAGCAGTCACCTCAAGTGGATTCCGACTTTAGCGAAAGCAAGTCCACACGTTTTAAGACATTCGTTTGCTACAGGAATGCTTAACAACGGAGCTGACATAAATGCGGTAAAAGAACTGCTGGGACATTCGAGTTTAGCATCTACTGAGATTTACACGCATACATCTTTTGACGAACTTAAGAAAATATACAATAAAGCTCATCCTCGAGCATAA